The Candidatus Korarchaeum sp. genome segment TCGCTAGAGCTCTCTCATTAATATCGTAAGCCCTAACTACCTTTATCGGCAGTATCTTGCTCAACATCAGAGTGTTGGACCTACCCTGAGTCCCGCAACCCAGGACAGCTAGTACTTCGCTCTCCCTCCTGGCTAAGTACTTAGCCGCTACAGCAGTAGCTCCCGCTGTCCTATAAGCCGTCAGCCAAGTAGCATCCATCACAGCTATCGGGAGCCCTGTCTCAGGATCGTTCAGGATGAGTAGCCCAGCTATATAAGGGAGCCCCCTCTTCGGGTTCTCAGGATTCCCGGAGATCCACTTAAGACCAGCTGCATCACTTCCCTTCAAATAAGCAGGCATGGCATGTATGAAAGAATCCTTCCTAGGATGTATCCCAGGTTTAGGAGGCATCTCAACTAATCCCAACCCTTTCTGCCTGAAAGAATCCTCAACAGCAGCTATAATTAGATCTAGCTCTATGTTGAGGGATTCGACATCCTTATAGGAAAGGTAGAGGATCTCTTGAGCCATAAGGCGTCATACGCAGATAATTAATAACTTTTTCGATCTTTCGATAGCGTTGCGATTCAGGATATCCGGACGCGAAGATAAGTTAAGCTTATTAATGTCATATACTCAATGGCATATGGAACCGCTCGAATCTAGGATC includes the following:
- a CDS encoding ornithine cyclodeaminase family protein, which produces MAQEILYLSYKDVESLNIELDLIIAAVEDSFRQKGLGLVEMPPKPGIHPRKDSFIHAMPAYLKGSDAAGLKWISGNPENPKRGLPYIAGLLILNDPETGLPIAVMDATWLTAYRTAGATAVAAKYLARRESEVLAVLGCGTQGRSNTLMLSKILPIKVVRAYDINERALASYEAFVRERVGIDVIKASSPREAIEGSDVIVTAGLLLKEPNPVIEADWVKPGVSAFPLDYDSYWKSSAIASMDKFYTDDIEQLLYSIKGGWIRPIERIFGELGEVVVGKKPGRESEREKIMCMNLGLACHDVAVGKLIYEEARRKGVGTHLPWL